The following are encoded together in the Ictalurus punctatus breed USDA103 chromosome 1, Coco_2.0, whole genome shotgun sequence genome:
- the tent5ba gene encoding terminal nucleotidyltransferase 5ba has product MAMSVGDTSEQTRRFCVLSWEQVQRLDSILGEPVPIHGRGNFPTLSVQPRQIVQVVRTRLEERGITVRDVRLNGSAASHILHQDTGLGYKDLDLIFGISLSDDQAFHLVKDVVLDCLLDFLPEGVSKERINALTLKEAYVQKLVKVCNDSDRWSLISLSNNTGKNVELKFVDSLRRQFEFSVDSFQIGLDSLLLFDRCSETPMSESFHPTVLGESMYGDFQEALGHLHHKIIATRSPEEIRGGGLLKYCHLLVRGFQPKSEAEMKSLQRYMCSRFFIDFPDIGEQQRKLEAYLQNHFVGMEHKRYSCLTTLYHVVNESTVCLMGHERRQTLNLISMLALRVLAEQNAIPTVTTCYYQPAPYVRDINFSNYYIAHVQPLVHPCTNSYQTWLPCK; this is encoded by the exons ATGGCCATGTCAGTCGGTGACACGTCGGAGCAAACTCGGCGATTCTGTGTCTTGTCTTGGGAGCAGGTGCAGCGTTTGGACTCTATTCTTGGTGAACCGGTCCCTATTCACGGACGTGGAAACTTCCCGACACTTTCTGTTCAACCCCGGCAAATCGTCCAG GTTGTGCGAACACGGCTTGAGGAGCGAGGCATCACTGTGCGGGATGTGAGACTGAACGGTTCTGCTGCCAGTCACATTCTGCACCAGGACACAGGACTTGGATACAAGGACTTAGACCTAATTTTTGGCATATCACTGTCTGATGACCAGGCATTCCATCTGGTTAAAGATGTGGTTCTGGACTGCCTGCTTGACTTCTTGCCTGAGGGCGTCAGCAAAGAGCGCATCAATGCACTCACTCTGAAAGAGGCCTATGTGCAGAAGTTGGTGAAGGTGTGCAACGATTCAGATCGCTGGAGTCTCATATCTCTGTCCAACAACACAGGCAAGAACGTGGAGCTCAAGTTTGTGGATTCTCTGAGGCGCCAGTTTGAGTTCAGCGTGGACTCGTTTCAGATTGGCCTGGACTCGCTGCTGCTCTTCGATCGCTGCTCCGAGACGCCAATGTCCGAGAGCTTCCACCCCACTGTGTTGGGGGAAAGCATGTACGGTGACTTTCAGGAAGCTCTTGGCCACCTTCATCATAAAATCATTGCTACACGCAGCCCAGAGGAGATCCGGGGTGGAGGACTTTTAAAGTACTGCCACCTCCTGGTGCGGGGTTTCCAGCCCAAGTCAGAGGCTGAGATGAAATCACTCCAGCGCTACATGTGCTCTCGGTTCTTCATTGACTTTCCAGACATTGGAGAGCAGCAGAGGAAGCTGGAGGCCTACCTGCAGAACCACTTTGTGGGCATGGAGCACAAGCGCTACAGCTGCCTCACCACACTCTACCATGTGGTTAACGAGAGTACTGTATGCCTGATGGGCCATGAGAGACGTCAGACGTTGAACCTTATCTCCATGTTGGCACTGCGGGTGCTTGCCGAACAGAATGCCATACCCACTGTCACCACGTGTTACTACCAGCCTGCTCCTTATGTACGGGATATAAACTTCAGTAACTACTACATAGCTCATGTGCAGCCGTTGGTTCACCCCTGCACTAACTCTTACCAGACGTGGCTGCCCTGCAAATGA